In the genome of Mixta calida, the window GGGGATAACGCCGCAGATAATCGCCCAGCGGCGCGATAAGCTGATCCTGACCGAAAGCGTGCGGCGCGCGCACTCTTAACACGCCGACCGGCTCATCGCTGACCGCATGCAGATCGTCCTCCAGCAGCAGCCACTGCTCCGTCAGGCGACGCGCGTGTTGATAGCAGCGTTCGCCATCGTCGGTCAGCTTCATGGTGTGGGTGGTGCGCTGGATTAAACGCGCGCCAAGCAGCTGTTCCAGCGTGCGCAGACGCCGGCTGACGGTGGGCTGACTGGTCTGCATCTGTTGGGCGGCGGCTGACAAACTGCCGCTTTCGACAATGCGTACAAAGGTATGCAGCAGCGTTATACGGTCTGTGCTAATTGCATTTAGCGCGTTCATACGCGCTACGTATAACAATTTTACCCCGACGATGGCTACCCTTCACGGCGGCGAAAGCGAAAAATAGCCCTACTTTCGCTTTCGGAGCTACCGCCATGTCAACGTTACTCACATCCGCACCCGCCGCTGAAGCCAGCGGACTTAGCCGCCGCTCGCAGTTTCTGCTGGCCAGCGGCGCCGGTCTCAGCGTCGCCTCTATTTATTACAGTCAGCCGATGCTCGGCATCATGGGCGGCAGCTTTCACGCCAGCATCGCTGATACCGGCCTGGTGCCGACGTTGACGCAGCTGGGCTACGCGCTGGGCATCCTGTTTCTGACGCCGCTGGGCGATCGTTACGATCGTCGCCATATTATTCTGCTGAAGGGGCTGCTGCTGACGCTGACGCTGCTGTTGTGCAGCGTTACCGGCACCTTCAGCATGCTGCTGCTGACCAGCCTGGCGATGGGCCTGGCGGCGACCGTGGCGCAGGACATTATTCCGGCAGCGGCGGCGCTCGCCAGCGAACAGCAGCGTGGCAAAACGGTCGGCACGGTGATGACCGGGCTGCTGGCCGGCATTCTGCTGTCGCGCGTGGTCAGCGGCGCGGTCGCCGACTGGTTCGGCTGGCGCAGCCTCTATGCCGGCGCTGCGCTGGGCGTGCTGCTGATCACCTTCGCAATCTGGCGGGCGCTGCCGCGCTTTACGCCGGGGTCGCAGCTCTCTTACTTCGCGCTGCTGCGCTCGCTGGGTCAGCTCTGGCTGCGCTACCCTTCTCTGCGCCGCGCGGCGTTGGCGCAGGGGCTGCTGTCGGTGGCTTTCAGCGCTTTCTGGTCGACGCTGGCGCTGATGCTGGCGGAGCGCTACCACCTCGGCAGCGCCACCGCTGGCGCCTTTGGCCTGGCGGGCGCTGCGGGCGCGCTGGCCGCGCCGGTCGCGGGCGCTATCGCCGATCGTCATGGCCCGAATCAGGTGACGCGCATCGGCGCGGCGCTGGTAACCCTCTCCTTCGCCCTGATGTTTATTATGCCGCTGCTGTCGCCGCCAGCGCAGCTGACCGTGATTGTTATTAGCGCCATCGGCTTCGATTTAGGATTGCAGGCGACGCTGATCGCGCATCAGACGCTGATTTACAGTCTGGACCCGGCCGCCCGCAGCCGTCTCAACGCGGTGATGTTCACGGTGGTGTTTATCGGTATGGCCAGCGGCGCGGCGCTTGGCAGCCATGCGCTGGCGCTGGCGGGCTGGAGCGGCGTGGTCGCCCTCGCTACGCTCGCGGCGGCGGGCGGCCTCGCCATTCGCCTTACCAGCCGTTAAGCCCGATTGCCTGCCGCGGCGGCTGGTGCGGATGACGCCAGCCGCTACACTGAGATAAGCGTCTCTTTCACCTGCGGAGGCATTATGACGACGTACAACAAACAGAACTTTCCAGTCGAGAAAGTGCGTAAATATCTGGAGCCGGGGCCGGTAGCGCTGGTGACATCGCAATGGGAAAACCAAACGGACATCATGACGCTCGGCTGGCACACCATTCTTGAGTTTTCGCCCTCGCTGCTGGGCTGCATGATCGCCAGCATGAACCTTAGCCACGAACTGATCCGCAACAGCGGCGAATGCGTGATTAATATTCCCACCGTCGACCTGATCGATCGGGTGGTGGCGATCGGCAACAGTCATGGCGATGAGATCGATAAGTTCGCCGTCAATCAGCTTACGGCGCAGCCCGGCAGCGTGGTGAAAGCGCCGCTGATCGACGAGTGCTTCGCCAGCTTTGAATGTCGTCTGCATGACGGCGCGCTGGTGGATACCTACAACTTCTTTATTTTCGAAGTGGTCAAGGCGCATGTGGATCCCGCCCTGACGCTACCGGAAACGCTGCACTACACCGGCGAAGGGCTGTTTCGCGTGATGAGCGACCGACTGCTTGATCGGCACCAAAACTTTAAGCCCGAAATGCTGATTTAACATGAAAGATTTTCCAGTTGGCTGCTTTGCTAAACAGAAAGAGCGGCGCGATTTGCCCGTTAACAGTCTGTTATGCGAGGATGAAAGGCTAAGCGTCAGGACCTAATCTGGAGAAGTAAAAGAATGGCAATTGAATATGCGGTAATTGCGGGTGGCTGTTTCTGGTGTACGGAAGCGGTATTCAAAGATGTTATCGGCGTGGAATCGGTAGAAAGCGGCTATACCGGCGGCAATCGCCCTAACCCGACCTATGAACAGGTATGCAGCGGCGCGACCGGCCATGCTGAAGCGATCCGCATCGGCTTCGACCCGGAGAAAGTCAGCTATGGCGATCTGCTGGATATCAGTTTCGCCACGCACGATCCGACCCAGCTGAACCGCCAGGGCAACGATATCGGCACGCAGTACCGTTCAGCCATCTTCCCGGCCAACGCTGAACAGGAAGCGGAAGCCAAAGCGGCGATCGCGCGTGCGCAGGAGGATCACAACGACCCGATCGTGACCACTATCGAGCCGCTGAAGGAATTTTACCCGGCGGAGGCTTACCACCAGGATTACTGGGAAGGCGCGGGCCAGCGAAACGGCTACTGCATGGCGGTGATCCCGCCGAAGCTGCAAAAGCTGCGTAAGAGTTTTGCGAACCGCGTGAAGTCCTCTTCATAAGCCGCTTTGCGGCGGCAGAGAAATAAGGCGAGCCTGGCTCGCCTTTTTTACGCTTTTTATTTGTTCAGGCCCAGCGCATCGCGCAGGGTGAAGAACAGATCGGTCTGATCGGTCAGGCCGCTGACATTTGCCGCATGGGGGCCATAGGCGGCGATGCGCAACTGCGTGCCGGTATGCTCCTGTGATTCCCCTTCAGAGTTGCCGTAGCTGACGGTCATCACCGCGTTATCTTTGGTATTCAGCGCCTGCGTCAGGCCCGGCGCTTTGGTGCCGTTTTCGACGATCTGGCTGGAGTGCGCATGGTCGGCGGTGACGATCACCAGCGTATTGCCATCCTTGCGCGCGAAGTCGAGCGCCTTTTGCACCGCCTCATCCAGGTCGACCGTTTCACCAATCTGACCGCACGGGTTGGCGGCGTGATCCTGTTTATCGATCGAGGCGCCTTCAACCTGCAGGAAGAAGCCCTGCGGATTTTTACTGAGCAAGCTGATGGCCTTATCGGTCATCTGCGCCAGCGTCGGGGTGCTGGCGGAGCGCTCCGGGTTGACGGCGCAGGTCACGGGGGGCTTATCGATATTGCCATGATAGCTCGCTTTCGGTCCCTGCCAGCGCACCGGCATATTGCCGTCGCTGAACAAGCCCAGCAGCGGGTGCTGCTGGTTCGCTTCGGTGACCGCCTGTAGGCCGTTCAGGTCGCTTACCAGCCGGTAGCCGCGCGCTTCCGCCTGCTCGCGCAGAGTTTTGCCCTGATAGTCGCCTGCTTTCGCCACCTCGTTAAAGGTTTTCGCGCCGCCGCCCAGTGTCACATCGGCACGGGTCACCAATAGCTGTTCCGCGATCGATCCCCTGCCGCCCTTTTCCAGCGCGTTGCTGGCGCAAAGTTCGCTGGTTTTCTCCGGGCCATAGCATTTACGCGAGGTGACGTGCGAAATCTGCGCCGCCGGTGTGGCGTCCTCTAACTCGGCGGTGGACACGTTGCCGGTCGCTTTGCCGGCGGCTTTGGCCATTTCCAGCAGCGTCATCTGATCTTTGCCGTTCACATCCACACCCAGCGCGCCGTTATACGTTTTGACGCCGGTGGACCAGGCGGTGGCCGAAGCGGCGGAATCGGTGACATAGCTCGGCTTGCGCGTCTTTTTATCGAGGGAGTAATGGGTGTACTGACCGGTCACCGGCAGCGCGTCGATGCCTTTGAAGAAGCCGCCTGCGCCCATAGCGTAGTTGCGCGCCAGGGTAATTTCCGAATCGCCCATACCGTCGCCGATAAGCAGGATGACGTTTTTCGCCCCGGCATCGCTCAACGCGGCTTTCAGCGCGTCAGTTTGATCGCCGTTAAAACGGCGCGCGCCGCCGGGCTGGGTAATATCGCCCAGCGCCGCGCGCGTGATGGTCGCCATTTCCGCTGCGGCGCTGCCGCACCCCAGCATCGCCAGTAACGAGACCGCAAATAAAGGCTGCTTTTTCATCCATTTAATCCTTGTTAACGTCGCTATTTCAATTTATGTAAAGAAGTGTGCGACAGCGAGGTGATCCTTTTTTTACGTTCGGGTTGCGTTTTTATGACACACTGGCGCGGCGTCAAGTGGTTACGCCTTAACCGGGCGTAACAAAAGAGAAAAATAGTGCTTGACCCTGTCAGGTCAACTCCCTATAGTAGCGCCCCGTTGCCACCCTGAGCGGTGGCGACAGACAATATGGTGAGGTGTCCGAGTGGCTGAAGGAGCACGCCTGGAAAGTGTGTATACGGCAACGTATCGGGGGTTCGAATCCCCCCCTCACCGCCATTATTTCACGAGAAAGCCTGAGCGAACGTTCAGGCTTTTTTGTATGCATACAGCACCCACGAGGGGGGTGATGAGAACCCCGCCGGGTTCGACAACCGGCGCAGCCGGTTGGACAGCCGCAGGCTGCCCGAAGGGCGAGCGCGTCAGCGCGAGTCAATCCCCCCTCACCGCCATTATTTCACGAGAAAGCCTGAGCGAACGTTCAGGCTTTTTTGTATGCATACAGCACCCACGAGGGGGGTGATGAGAACCCCCGCCGGGTTCGACAACCGACGCAGCCGGTTGGACAGCCGCAGGCTGCCCGCAGAGCGAGCGCGTCAGCGCGAGTCAATCCCCCCTCACCGCCATTATTTCACGAGAAAGCCTGAGCGAACGTTCAGGCTTTTTTATTTGTATAGCGCATAAAAAAGCCCGAACTTGCGTTCGGGCTTGGGCTACAGACTACTCACTCAATCAACCATACGCGTGTAGCGCGCGCTGACAGAGCGCGGAGCGCACGCAATCCTCTTTCCCAAACCGCACCACGCCCACCATTTCATCTTCGACGAAGCGATCGAGCGCGTCGGCCAGTCCTGACGTTACGCCGGCAGGCAAATCGCACTGCGTAATGTCGCCGTTCACAATCACCGTGACGTTTTCACCCAGGCGGGTTAAAAACATCTTCATCTGCGCAGCGGTGACGTTTTGCGCCTCATCAAGGATCACCACGGCATTTTCGAAAGTGCGGCCGCGCATATAGGCGAAAGGCGCGATTTCCACCTTGCCGATTTCGGGACGCAGGCAATATTGCATAAAGGAAGAGCCAAGACGTTTAACCAGAACGTCGTAGACCGGGCGGAAATACGGGGCGAATTTTTCCGAGATGTCGCCGGGCAAAAAGCCCAGGTCTTCATCCGCCTGTAACACCGGTCGGGTGACGATGATTCTGTCCACATCCTTATGAATCAGAGCCTCTGCCGCTTTGGCAGCGCTGATCCAGGTTTTACCGCATCCGGCTTCGCCGGTAGCAAAGATCAGCTGTTTTGTCTCTATGGCGTTAAGATAGTGCGCCTGAGCATCATTTCGGGCCTCAATCGGCGCACGATCGCGTGAATCACACGCCATGCCGATCGCATCCAGCCCACCCATTTGCACCAGCGAGGTGACCGATTCTTCTTCACGCTGACGATGGCTGCGTGAGTCGCTCCGTAGCACACGACGTGCTTCACGACGCGCTTTGATCACTGCTTTCTGTCTTCCCATAGTGGCACCTTACAGTTGGTTTCATTTCCCGCACCGGAGGGTCTCTGGCGCGATTACGTGAACGCTTTAGAGGTTGGCTTCCTTCAGAGCCTTACGAGCCGTTGATGAACAAGCGCACGCCGTCGGCCTGCGCCAGACTGGGTTCAGGGAGTGTGTTGAGCAATGGAGATTAAAGAAAGTGAGAAATAACCGAGAGAAAGATATGCTCTCGCGAAAAATAGTGCGATGTTTTTTATTAGCAACGGGTTGTCCAATACAGGACGTTTCCATTCGCATTCTCCATCGTGGCAACTGAACTACAGATGACCGCTATACATAAAGTGCAACAGATTCGCGTAAATTTGCAACATCAATTTTAACCGAATGGATAAAAAAACATCACATGCGTAATCACCGAAACGCAGCGGCAAGATTAACCCTTTTAAAACAATAGCTTATACAAGTAAAATAAAGCGAGAATAATTCAGAAAGTTCTCAGGGGAAATAAGAACAGAGCGCCACATGCTGCGGCTGTATAAAAAATCGCCTCCCGTCCTTTATAAAGGGACCGGAGGCTGAGTTAATCAGGCCTGAAATAATGACTGTGCCAGATATTGCTGTTTATTCGCCACGCCGGGCAGGACAAAGAAATAGCCGCCGCCCACCGGTTTAATATATTCCTCCAGCGCTTCGCCGTTAAGCCGGTTCTGTACGGTTAAAAAGCCTTTTTCTAAATCATGCTGGTAGCAAACAAACAGCAGCCCCATATCGAGCTGCCCGGAGGCGGTAACGCCAGCGGAATAGCTGTAGCCGCGTCGCAGCATCAGGCTGCTTTGCGTCTCCGGCGTGCGCGGGTTGGCCAGACGAATATGCGCATCCAGCGGGATCACTTTGCCTTCGGGGTCCTGACGGTAATCCGGCTCGTCATGCTCATGCTTCATGCCCAGCGGCGCCCCGCTCAGCTTTTCGCGGCCGAAAATCGCCTGCTGCTCGCCCAGCGGCGTGCGATCCCAGAATTCGACGCGGAACTGGATAATGCGCACCGCCTGATAGCTGCCGCCCACGGTCCAGGCGGGCTCCTGCTGATCCGGCGTCACCCACAGCACCGCATCCATCAGCGTCTGGTTGGCCGCATCGGGATTAGCGGTGCCATCTTTGAAACCGAGCAGGTTAATCGGCGTCTCTTTACCTTTGCTGCGCGCCGCATGGTTTGAAATAAAACCTTCACGTCGCCAGCGTACGCTAAGGGAGTCGGGCGTATGTTTGATAATATCGCGCAGCGCGTGGATAACGGTGTCGGGGGTATTGGCGCAGATCTGCAACAGCAGATCGCCGTGGCAAACGTTGGCGTCCAGCGCGTCATTGGGAAAACGCGTCATGGTTTGCAGCTTCGTCGGCTTCAGCGCCGCCAGGCCGTAGCGCTCATCAAACAGCGACGCGCCGACCGAAACGGTGATGGTGAGATTATCCGGCCAGATATGCTCGCCCAGAATACCTGAATCCAGCGGCGGCAGCTGCGGATTGCTGACCAGCGGCGCCTCGCCGCCTTGGGTAAGAAAGGCGATGCGCTCGGTCAGCAGCTGGAACAGCTGCGTCAGGCCCTCCTTGTCGTCGACCAGCACGTCAAAGGCCACCAGCATCATCGCCGCCTGCTGCGGCGTGGTGACGCCCGCCTGATGCGCGCCGTAAAATGGCTGCCGTTCTTCCCTTGCCGACGGGGAAACCGCCCCCGGCGAGAAGCTTTCCACCGCCGCGCCGCTGACTGGACAGCCACTGCCGACCGCCGCCGCCCCGCTTAATAAGCCGAGGCCTTTTAACAGGCGACGCCGTGAAGGCATCGCCGCGTCTGACTGCTTCTTCATCCCGCTTAATCCAGTCCCAGCGTACCGCGCAGCAGCGCCAGATCTTCCGCCAGCGCCGTGACCGGGCCTTTCAGCCGGTTACGATCGGTGAGAGTCAGCTTCTCGTAAGAGGCAAAGCCCTCCCCGACGCGGTATTTGCTCAGTATCGCATCCACTTTCTTAAAGTTGCCGTCCACCTTGCTCAGCAGCTGCGGATTGGCTTTTTCCAGCTGCGGACGCAGCAGGTTAACGATTTTTTGCGCGCCGTCGACATTGGCCTGGAAATCCCACAGGTCGGTGCGGCTGTAGCGCTCCTCCTCGCCGGAAATTTTACTGGCCGCCACTTCTTCAATCAGATCGGCCGCGCCGCCCACTACTTTGCCCGGCGGGAAAGCGAGTTCGCTGATGCGTTTTTGCAGCTCCAGCGTATCTTCATAAAGCCGATCGGCGTACTGCGCCATACCTTCGGCGCTGCGATCGCCAAACAGCGTTTTCTCCAGACGGTGGAAGCCGGTGAACTTCGGATCTTGCGCTTTCTGCTCGTAATCATCTTCACGCGCGTCGATGCTGCCGTCCAGGTCGGCAAACAGCTCGGCGATCGGTTCGATACGCTCATAGTGCTGGCGCGTCGGCGCATAGAGCGACTGCGCTTTCGCCAGGTCGCCCGCTTTTACCGCGTCGGTAAAGGCTTTGGTGCCGCTGACCAGTTGCGCTACCTCGCCCATTACCCAGGTTTTATACGCGGCGACCGGCTCGCTCAGCTGCATCAGCGACGACGATGCGCCAGTCTGCTGCGCGGCGTCGGACGCTTTGACGATCAGCTTGCCTTTCGGATTGCTGAGCAGGCCGCAGGTCATCTCATATTCGCCCGGCTCCAGGTTGGCCGTCAGCTTTTGCGTAAAGCCCGGCGCGATATTTTCGCGCTCCTCCACCACCATCACGCCTTTCAGGATTTCCCACTCCAGGCCTTTCTGGCTGTTATTGCGGATAATAAACTGCGTTTTCCCGGCGTTGACGGTCAGCGACATCGGCTCACACTGTTTATCGTTAACGCTGACGTTAACCTGCGGCACATCAGCGGCATCGGCGGTGGCGGCAAAAGCCAGCATGCAGGCCAGCACAATTTTACGACGAGTGAAAATGGTCATTGAATGAGTCCCTGTTAAAGTAATAAACCGTTGCTCAACGCGCCGGGCGTGCGGCGACGCGGGTAGCGCGAGTCGGCGTAAAAAAGAGCAGCAGCGCCGGAATAAGATAAATCAGCCATACCACCACTTCGCTGACGCTGGGCGCTTCCTGATAACCCAGCAGGCTTTCCAGCAGCGTGCCGAACAACGTATGAGTGGAGAGCGTCGCGCTAAGATCGAACGCCACCGACTGATAATGATTCCACAGCCCCGCTTCATGGAAAGCGCGGATCGCGCCTGCGGCCAGGCCAGCGGCGACAAAAATGATAAACAGGCTGGTCCATTTAAAGAATTTCGCCAGGTTGAGCCTGACGCCGCCCCAGTAAATCAGCGCGCCGATCGCCGCCGCGCATAACAGGCCCAGCACCGCGCCGACCGGCGGTGCCAGCCCAACATCCTGGGTAAAGGCGGCCAGCAGGAAAAAGACCGACTCCAGCCCTTCGCGCGCCACGGCGAGAAATACCATCAACACCAGCGCCCAGCCGTTATTGCCGCCCTTCTGCAACGCCTGATCGACCGCCTCCTCCAGCTGCGCCTTTACGTTGCGCGAAACTTTGCGCATCCAGAAGACCATCCAGGTGAGGATCACCACCGCAATCACCGCCACGATCCCTTCAAACAGCTCCTGCTGCTTTTGCGGGAATTCGCCGGTGGTGGCGTTGATAAACAGGCCCAGCGCCAGGCAGAGCGCGGCGGCGATAAATACGCCCGCCCACATGGCGCCAAACCAGCGCGTGCGCTGGGTGCGCTTCAGATAGCTGGCGATCAGGCTGACGATCAGAGCTGCTTCCAGGCCTTCGCGCAGCATAATTAAAAACGGGACGAACATGGGGTTTCCTCTGGCAGATCCGCTTTACGTAAACCGGCGTAAAGAA includes:
- a CDS encoding MFS transporter, whose translation is MSTLLTSAPAAEASGLSRRSQFLLASGAGLSVASIYYSQPMLGIMGGSFHASIADTGLVPTLTQLGYALGILFLTPLGDRYDRRHIILLKGLLLTLTLLLCSVTGTFSMLLLTSLAMGLAATVAQDIIPAAAALASEQQRGKTVGTVMTGLLAGILLSRVVSGAVADWFGWRSLYAGAALGVLLITFAIWRALPRFTPGSQLSYFALLRSLGQLWLRYPSLRRAALAQGLLSVAFSAFWSTLALMLAERYHLGSATAGAFGLAGAAGALAAPVAGAIADRHGPNQVTRIGAALVTLSFALMFIMPLLSPPAQLTVIVISAIGFDLGLQATLIAHQTLIYSLDPAARSRLNAVMFTVVFIGMASGAALGSHALALAGWSGVVALATLAAAGGLAIRLTSR
- the phoA gene encoding alkaline phosphatase, producing the protein MKKQPLFAVSLLAMLGCGSAAAEMATITRAALGDITQPGGARRFNGDQTDALKAALSDAGAKNVILLIGDGMGDSEITLARNYAMGAGGFFKGIDALPVTGQYTHYSLDKKTRKPSYVTDSAASATAWSTGVKTYNGALGVDVNGKDQMTLLEMAKAAGKATGNVSTAELEDATPAAQISHVTSRKCYGPEKTSELCASNALEKGGRGSIAEQLLVTRADVTLGGGAKTFNEVAKAGDYQGKTLREQAEARGYRLVSDLNGLQAVTEANQQHPLLGLFSDGNMPVRWQGPKASYHGNIDKPPVTCAVNPERSASTPTLAQMTDKAISLLSKNPQGFFLQVEGASIDKQDHAANPCGQIGETVDLDEAVQKALDFARKDGNTLVIVTADHAHSSQIVENGTKAPGLTQALNTKDNAVMTVSYGNSEGESQEHTGTQLRIAAYGPHAANVSGLTDQTDLFFTLRDALGLNK
- a CDS encoding flavin reductase family protein, which encodes MTTYNKQNFPVEKVRKYLEPGPVALVTSQWENQTDIMTLGWHTILEFSPSLLGCMIASMNLSHELIRNSGECVINIPTVDLIDRVVAIGNSHGDEIDKFAVNQLTAQPGSVVKAPLIDECFASFECRLHDGALVDTYNFFIFEVVKAHVDPALTLPETLHYTGEGLFRVMSDRLLDRHQNFKPEMLI
- the efeB gene encoding iron uptake transporter deferrochelatase/peroxidase subunit gives rise to the protein MKKQSDAAMPSRRRLLKGLGLLSGAAAVGSGCPVSGAAVESFSPGAVSPSAREERQPFYGAHQAGVTTPQQAAMMLVAFDVLVDDKEGLTQLFQLLTERIAFLTQGGEAPLVSNPQLPPLDSGILGEHIWPDNLTITVSVGASLFDERYGLAALKPTKLQTMTRFPNDALDANVCHGDLLLQICANTPDTVIHALRDIIKHTPDSLSVRWRREGFISNHAARSKGKETPINLLGFKDGTANPDAANQTLMDAVLWVTPDQQEPAWTVGGSYQAVRIIQFRVEFWDRTPLGEQQAIFGREKLSGAPLGMKHEHDEPDYRQDPEGKVIPLDAHIRLANPRTPETQSSLMLRRGYSYSAGVTASGQLDMGLLFVCYQHDLEKGFLTVQNRLNGEALEEYIKPVGGGYFFVLPGVANKQQYLAQSLFQA
- the msrA gene encoding peptide-methionine (S)-S-oxide reductase MsrA, whose amino-acid sequence is MAIEYAVIAGGCFWCTEAVFKDVIGVESVESGYTGGNRPNPTYEQVCSGATGHAEAIRIGFDPEKVSYGDLLDISFATHDPTQLNRQGNDIGTQYRSAIFPANAEQEAEAKAAIARAQEDHNDPIVTTIEPLKEFYPAEAYHQDYWEGAGQRNGYCMAVIPPKLQKLRKSFANRVKSSS
- the phoH gene encoding phosphate starvation-inducible protein PhoH, which encodes MGRQKAVIKARREARRVLRSDSRSHRQREEESVTSLVQMGGLDAIGMACDSRDRAPIEARNDAQAHYLNAIETKQLIFATGEAGCGKTWISAAKAAEALIHKDVDRIIVTRPVLQADEDLGFLPGDISEKFAPYFRPVYDVLVKRLGSSFMQYCLRPEIGKVEIAPFAYMRGRTFENAVVILDEAQNVTAAQMKMFLTRLGENVTVIVNGDITQCDLPAGVTSGLADALDRFVEDEMVGVVRFGKEDCVRSALCQRALHAYG
- the efeO gene encoding iron uptake system protein EfeO: MTIFTRRKIVLACMLAFAATADAADVPQVNVSVNDKQCEPMSLTVNAGKTQFIIRNNSQKGLEWEILKGVMVVEERENIAPGFTQKLTANLEPGEYEMTCGLLSNPKGKLIVKASDAAQQTGASSSLMQLSEPVAAYKTWVMGEVAQLVSGTKAFTDAVKAGDLAKAQSLYAPTRQHYERIEPIAELFADLDGSIDAREDDYEQKAQDPKFTGFHRLEKTLFGDRSAEGMAQYADRLYEDTLELQKRISELAFPPGKVVGGAADLIEEVAASKISGEEERYSRTDLWDFQANVDGAQKIVNLLRPQLEKANPQLLSKVDGNFKKVDAILSKYRVGEGFASYEKLTLTDRNRLKGPVTALAEDLALLRGTLGLD
- the efeU gene encoding iron uptake transporter permease EfeU, encoding MFVPFLIMLREGLEAALIVSLIASYLKRTQRTRWFGAMWAGVFIAAALCLALGLFINATTGEFPQKQQELFEGIVAVIAVVILTWMVFWMRKVSRNVKAQLEEAVDQALQKGGNNGWALVLMVFLAVAREGLESVFFLLAAFTQDVGLAPPVGAVLGLLCAAAIGALIYWGGVRLNLAKFFKWTSLFIIFVAAGLAAGAIRAFHEAGLWNHYQSVAFDLSATLSTHTLFGTLLESLLGYQEAPSVSEVVVWLIYLIPALLLFFTPTRATRVAARPAR